The Palaemon carinicauda isolate YSFRI2023 chromosome 20, ASM3689809v2, whole genome shotgun sequence DNA segment TCAACGTCCAATTGACGCCAAATGATGCCATATGCTTTCCTTGTCACGAGCTACACCTTTCAACCTACCTAtacattatttatgaaagatgcctTCTTATTAGCGCTTTTTTTGGTTGCAACAATGTCAGAACTAACTCCAAATGTAAAGGCTTAAGATATTTCACGTTTCCTTGAGACATATCAACacaatgtaccacccgtgtgtcacacgatcgtacatagtaaccgtacatagtaacgacattcctcttttttgtatatattatcatttgtatcttcgctcttccctcgcactgacagcaacttgcataaacctgtctgtctattactcattgttacctgtttaccataatcgaccgctccactcgttggcctgaagccaaactgcaacgtccgccttactctcaggatggattacaagatttggtatccctgaccatattagtTCTGACGGAGGTacctctttcacctctcaattgtggtcatcattagcgaatcttttgggcatcatcctacatcagacaacttcctataaccccactgccaatggaatggttgaacgttttcatcgcaccctcaaagccgctTTGAAGTCACTtttcaaggactccaactggtttactaagtTTCCTTGGGTCTTCCCGGGTCTACGGACCACTCGTAAAGACGCCCtgaacgtcttggcagctgaagtggtgtatggtgacccgttggtcatccctgcatgaattttttccttctggaaCTTACTCCGACGATCTCCATTGCATAagttacgtcg contains these protein-coding regions:
- the LOC137659819 gene encoding uncharacterized protein; its protein translation is MLMPSQPFCAATLQQDNVVTTQVVTFPSQQRDYSRLDNVVDSHTRSPLVSTAFVFEDGWITRFGIPDHISSDGGTSFTSQLWSSLANLLGIILHQTTSYNPTANGMVERFHRTLKAALKSLFKDSNWFTKFPWVFPGLRTTRKDALNVLAAEVVYGDPLVIPA